The window atggcaaactgggcctttgTGTTACGTTTGGCTGATAGGAATGCaatagtaactcaaataaccactcagtacaaccaaggtatgcagaagagcgttTCTGAACACACATGTTGAACCTttaagcagatgggctacagcagcagaagaccacactaggtgccactcctgtcagctaagaacaggaaactgaggctataattTGCACAgcctcaccaaaactggacaacagaagattggaaaaatgttgcctggtccaATGAGTCTCCacctctgctgtgacatttgggtGGTAGGCTcaaaatttggtgtaaacattatcaacggttcaggctgctggtggtggtgtgagggcacactttgggccccttcgTAACAACTGCGCGTTGTTGAAACGTCAGTCTACCTGGGTATCATTGCTGATCGTGTCCATACCTTTGTGGccacagtgtttgttttgtacttaataaaattatttcctgcacatataaataaatatgctttacaccacaaaaacattcacttcttactttttcagcttttcgtccagctgctgtttgtcattCTCCAGATCCATTATAGACTCCTGAGCGAGTTTCAGATCACCCTCCAGCTTTCTTTTGGCTCTTTCCAGATCCATACGTATTTTCTTCTCTTGTTCCAGTGAACCTTCCAGCTAAAGATACAGCCGTCTTATACTTCTTAACAACAGAAATACAATGAACAACTCTGTATGCAGAGCAACTCACATCATCAACCTGCTGCTCCAGTTTGGTCTTGGCTTTAGTCAGGGCGTTCACTTTGTCCTCCTCTGACTGCAGGTCGTCCAGTGTTTGCTGATGAGCTTCCTGCAgggctttcttttctttggacaGTTTGGTGATGTTTTCATCTTGGCTCATGATTTCTTCAACCAGGTTTTTTACCTACAGTGACAATTAAGAAGGAAGATATAACAATTCTCCCCCATTGAGATGACGTACAGTAGCAGTGGCATGGAGGCTCACCTTGTTTTCCACTGCATGTTTTTCCTTCTCCACTTTAGCTAAGGTCAACTCCAAGTCATCGATGTCCTTCTTCAGTTCCGAGCACTCATCTTCGAGCTTCCTCTTCTTGGCAGTCAGCTCAGCGTTGATCTCCTCCTCGTCTTCGAGTCTCTCGGTCACCTCCTTTAGCTTGGCTTCCAGCTGGATCTTGCTTTTGATGAGCCCTTCACATCTCTCCTCTGCATCCAGCAAGTTGTCAGCCTCCTAATTTTAAGATTGTGCACCAATATTATTTCCAGACCATCACAGCACCCGTGTGGCCTATAAGTGGTTATTCCTTTGGTTTGACTTACGGCCTGGACTTGAAGTAAGAGATCGTTCTTCTCTTGTATGACGGAGACCATTTTCTCTTCAAGCTCCCTCCGCCGGGTTTCTGATTTGGACAGGTCTTCCTTGAGTTTTGTGAAATCCACCTTCATTTGAGCCATTTCCTTCTCAGCCTCAACACTCTTCAGAAGAGGTTTCAGCTTAAAATACAGCTTCATCCACGGCCAGTGTTTGACGTTCACAAAGGAACGGAAGTTATACTGGATGGTGTAGATTGCTTCCCTGTCAAAGCAAAAGCTCAGTTTAAAAACCAGGTTTTAGCTGTGATGGATTTGTATAACATGCATgagctgttttctcttttaataACACATGCTCATCATACATTTGTTAGTTTGCAGCCTGTGTTACTGTACATTAATGCCACTGTTTAGCTGTGAATTGAAGTTACGAGCCTGTTATTTGCAGATGAGACTAGAGCCTCTGTCagttaaatataaatatctttACTTTCagttggataagtggaagaagatggatggatggatggatggatgttaaaatgCCAATATCAAAAGACGAATGAGAGAAGATTTATGtatcaacaaattaaaaaatattgttaTAAGTAAAACGAGCATAATAAAATCcttgtcttcatttttttttccatacagcttttatattttatgtatttcttcattaatttcagtatttttactttttatgtaTTCCCTTTTTTCCCTGTATTATTTCTGTCTTAAATTTTTTCTATTTCTACAGTTTTGTGTCTCTATGTTTAATGTGTGGGTGGTCCAGACTTCAGTCGTCAGCACATCGGTCCAGCTCAGTGAGGTTAGCATCGCCCTGGTTTCAGTGCAGAAGGGATTTAGGATCTAGGTTTTTGGATAATCGCAGAACATCATCCCTGTGGGAAATTTACAGTACTTACACATTTCATTCTGGAAGATTATCACCACAATTTCTCTTTAAGTATAACATAATATTAAAGTTAGTCTATAAATGAAATGCACCACAGTCACATGACTTCAGAGTCACCACTGCTAAACTCCTGTATTCAGCGTGACGACGTTGGCAAATTACATTAATTTAGTCACTTGTTAGCAATTATCTTAACTTTAAAATTCAACttgatgtttttttatgttgtatAAATGTCCAAAGTTCTGTTAAACACATCGACTTCAAGATGAGGGAACCAACTTTTAAGACTTAAGAACTTCACTTTTCTTATGTTGGCATATAAGAATatggaaaatataaatgtaattatttcctctttcttccttttttgtcCACCATGCAGGAATGCAGTAAACATCTTTACTTTCTGGCCACCATCTTCTGATACTCCATCCGGACGAGGTAGCCGCGACACAGAGCCTGCGTGGACATCACGACCTGCGCCAGCCGCTCATCTCTCATCTCCTCCAAGGCGCCGAGCAGGCCGGCTttaaaaaacacctgaaaaaaaaaaaaaaggcaattacTGCTCTCACTGCTCATTGGTCTTCTTTACAATTTTCCCCAGGTGCTCAAACAACTGAAAACcttagtgtgtccaaacttgtaCTCGGTGTGATCGACGTCAATCGAGCCCAACAGCTTCTCTGCAGCCTTTTTGTTATCCATGAACTGCCCTTCTGGAACAGCGCTGGCATTAAGAATTCTGTACCTGTAGGAGAACTTATAAATCTGAGTAAACACCAAAGGttatgaaatattaaataaaaaaaaaaacacacattttgtttACCTCTGCTTGAAGTCCCCATAGAGGATTCTGCTGGGAAATCCTTTCCTGCAGATCCGGATGCCTTCCAGCACTCCGTTGCAGCGTAGCTGGTGGATAACGAGGCTGTTCTCCATGACACCTATTATTGAAGGCAGTTACTATTTTAGTGTGACTATATAAATGTCAGAATGAGGGGATTATCAAAGAGTACCTGGTGTTTTGGTCTCGTTCGGTATCAAGCAGCGCACAAAGTGAGGATGAGTGGTTCTCAGATTGGTCATGAGCTTCCCAAGATTCTCCTGCAggaaaattttgttttgttctgaatagttctgaaaatatttttttattgatatgaTAAAAGACTGCAGAAATGGAACAACTTCAAGGTTACATTCAGGATTACTCACATCCTGGGATCTATGCTATAAAACAGTAGGACcaataaaacaggttttctgCGTATTAAAATGAACCACTTCAAAGGCACTGTTAGGTTTAATCTGCTACCTTTGAGCAGATCCGGGGCAAactgtttatatttaaaataccgATGGAaattggtgggaaaaaaaacaagttatgCTGatgtcttttcatttttatgtgaaaaaaacacacaagcttTGGGAACTTTTTATATTACCCTGAACAGAGCTGACACCGTTTGGAAAGATGCCCCCTTCTTCTTGGATCCCTTTTTGGTTCCTCCTGCAGGTGCCTCTGCATTGATAACACAGTGATATGAAACTAACAGGTTCTAGTGGTGCAGGCTGGAAACttgtaaaacatgaaaaaaaatatagagcTACCATCTGATCCAGAGTAGTTTGCGTACAGCATGGCCAGGATTTTGACCGATGACTTCTGGTAAAGTTGCACCACCGACTCATTGAGTGGGTCTTTGTTCTTCTCCAGCCACCCGCTGATATTGTAGTCCACGGTGCCGGCGTAGTGCACCAAAGTGAAGTGCGCTTCGGGTTTCCCTTTGACAGTTTTGGGTTTCAAGAAGCAGTTGTTCTTGCCAAGATGTTGGTCATAGAGTTTGTTCTTGAAAGAGGTGTCTGTTGATTTTGGGAACATGCACTCTTCCTCGAGGATGGAAAAGATGCCCATTGGCTTGGAAACCAAAAATTcttatgaataataataatatcacatTTGAAGAATTTGATGttgcttatatttaaaattgcgCGGTATACAATACCTTTTCAATGAGTTCAATGCAGGCTGCTAGGTCCATACCAAAGTCGATGAACTCCCAGTCAATCCCTTCTTTTTTGTATTCTTCTTGTTCCAATACAAACATGTGATGGTTGAAAAACTGTTGTAGTTTCTCATTAGTGAAATTAATGCAGAGTTGTTCCATGCTGTTGTGCTAAACACACATATGAAATAACTTGTTCAAGTAAATATACATGATTCTGCAAGCATCTGGGGACTATATGGATATATTTTAAACCCCTACATCAAAGATCTCAAAGCCAGCGATATCTAGAACTCCGATGAAATGTTGTCTGGATTGCTTTGTATCCAGCTGCTGGTTGATTCGGGCGACCATCCAGAAAAACATCTTCTCATAGACTGATTTTGCAAGGGCACCAATTGAGTTGGACACCTggaaaaatgataaattatcTTTATacggtactgtgcaaaagtcttggcATATTATGACAGACATGTATCTAAGTTGAGTTGTGGCAGCTGAAGCTTCTTTGTATGATGTGACCTGTAGTCCTTTAATAGCAGAGCTGAAGAGGATGTAACATGAAAAGAAATAGCAGAGGAATGATAGCCTCACATCTTGACCTCACTTCTGTAGTTATTATTGCTGTATAGTCTGCATGCATCATACTTGATGCCCTACCTGAGTTAGTCCATTTAATGTAACACTTTGTATCTTGTAGTGAACTTCAGAATCTCAGAAAGTAAAGGCAccttatgctacagtcacactaggaaAAAAATGGTTGGACACTGCGACACAACCAAAATTGAAGTCAAGTCTGTTACTGTCAGAAatgcacattaaacagaaattcacattaactactgaCATCCAGAACCTCATTGATATGAAActgaaattcagaaattcctccagaaATAGTGACGTAGTTGTTGCAGGATGGTGGTTTAACTGCTAAATGACATAGGCAACTTTGAACATAACCTGGATATGACCAGTTTGGCAACCAGGTGATTCAGAGTCCCCTACTGCAAAGAGACGTGTCAGAAAAAAGTTGTGCTCATCGGAACaaactgactcagactgattacAATGTGTTGGCAAtttatctgcatttataaattagatggcagtTGTTCCAAATCTTTGCCAGTCTGTATGAGAGtaattgcagtcagtctgattTGGATTGCTATTGTTTGGGACAGGATGCCTCCCACCAGGAGACCTGTGCAATCGCAACTTCCCAGAGGCTGAGGGTGTTGCATGCTCCACCTCTTGCCTTAAAGTTGGTTTCTGCAATCAGTCGGTGGAGtgaaaaaattcagtgcaattaCTGAGCAACCACTGATTTTTTCCTGGTTGCAAGAAGGTTGCTGTCCTGTTTTTACTCTAGAgtgactgagccattatcaaGAAGAAATGCTTTTTGATTCTGATCTTACCTGCTGAACATTTTGCCCTTTGGTAACGTACTCATTCCCAACCTTTACTCTGGGATAACAGAGGCttttcagcagatcagctgagTTCAGGCCCATCAGATACGCTGCTTTATCAGCCACTGCAGTGAAACCAAGAAAAATCAGGCCATCGCTTATATCCATGATCTCATTCACACCTGTTTCCTTTGCttgcttgtttgctttttttgacAGCATAGCCTCTGATGGATTGCCCTCACCCTCAGTGCCGTCTGGTTCAGCCTGCTCCTCCCGCTGTTTCTGCTTGAACCTCATGTTTCCATAATGCATCACAGCACCGGTCAGCTTATAGATGGATGCTTTCTCTTCAGAGGAGAAGCCCAGAATATCAAAAGCCTcctgtgtttaaaataaaaaaaggctaAGTCAGATTTGAAGCAGCTGTAGCTGAACTCAACGAGCACTGATCCACTCACATCTGTAGCCATTAACTCTTCGGCGTCATTGATGCTTTTCACGCTGATTTCCCCCTGACTGATGAAAGAAAAGTCGTAGGGGTTGGTGGTGATGAGAAGCAGATCTGAAGGGAAAGAAATGAGGTTTGTGTGAATGAGGACTGAGATAATCGAGTAACTTCAAAAATAATTCTTCAGCTCACCTATTAGTTCAGGCTTCCTGTTGCAAGTAAGCTGATAAAAGATGTGATAGCTTCTCTCAGCCGGCAGCTGAAATGTCACCCTCGACTTCTCCAGCAGatctttcagaaagaaaaaaaaaaaaggtgttactTATAGAAATATAATTTACCTCATTCACTACTCTAACTATGAGTATAAACTTACATGTTTCTATATCTGCAGATGCCAGTTTACCAGTTGTGCCAAAATGGATTCGGATGAATTTACCCTGTTCAACACAAAAAGGGGTTTCTCACGTCTCACATATCTCTAACTCCTGGTAAAAGAAATCTAAATCTTTGAGGCTCACTCACAAAGCGAGATGAATTGTCATTCCTCACGGTCTTAGCATTCCCGAAAGCTTCCAGCAGCGGGTTGGCCTGGATGATCTGATCCTCCAGAGTCCCCTGATGAAAACCTTCAGTAAATTTGACGCCCACTGCACTCTGAAATGCAAACTGACTGCTGCAAGAGCTcaccttcattttgttgtttgcCTCTTTTCTCTTGTCTGACGGCACCGCAATTGTTGCAAAGTACTGAATGACACGCTTGGTGTTGACAGTCTTTCCTGCACCGGATTCTCCACtgggaaaaaagcaaaagccCACATTTCATCTAAGGAGTCATTCATCAATGGGATGTTCTCATAAACAGCAACAGTCTGTTAAACTTACGTGATGAGAATGGACTGATTTTCACGATCTAAGGACAGAACAAAGGAAGttggatgaaaaatgaatgtAGGTAAGAAACTTTTCTCCTTTTGGAGAGATTTTGCTGCTTCAGTACCCGTAAGCATGAATTGGTAGGCGTTGTCAGACAGGGCGAAGATGTGAGGGGGGACCTCCATCCTCTTCTTCCCCCTATAGGCCTGGACCACCTCTGGGTTGTAGACTGGCAGCCATTTGTAAGGGTTCACAGTCACACAGAAGAGTCCAGAGTAGGTCTGCATGGGAAACACGGGAAGAGGCTTTCAGGTTTTTGATCACATCGTGAgtcagcatgaatgtgagtTTAAAATCAGCTCCACACCAAAAGTATGAAactattgctgtttttttttttttagattattgATTGTTGAAAGGCCAACATTACCATACAAACACAATGAtgatttttggtttcttttttctggggctgaaaaatgaagctaatgTGGAAGtcaccaaaagctgcagttcctctaatgtccacttgaggctggctcaaACAATtcagtcagtccccacagactgtCATGTTAAAACACCCAACTTTACAACATTAACAGTATGTTTAAAATGTGGTTCCCCCTGTCCCTGCTGCCTGGGTGGGACCAGGATCTGCTGTCTGGCCTCAGAGTCTCGGTGGAGCCTTCCTGCACGTTTCTGGCCTGGCACGCTGGTGTCCActctagtttggtcttcccagTGGGTGGGGTCTTTATATCTTATCTATTTAGGCTTAAAGTGTGGATGCTTTGAATGACAGGTGTGCCGACATGGGCAACTGTAGCCATTAGCTTTCCACCAGGCCTCAGCCTTGCTAATTTAAGTGACTGAACTGGACCTTTTGGGGAATTTTTATCTGATAAATAATTTGTCTTGCTGTCAGGTGCAGCCCATCCAACACGCTTGTGCTTCATTTCTGTGAGTACAATTCTAGTAATTTCTTCCGATGTTGCTGAatactaattagcaggtatctgtgttgGTGAGGTGCACCCATACAGTTTACAGATGCAGCTAAATAACTGAACTTGCTAATATTAGCTAATAACTTCACCcttttgtccaaatatggtaATGCTGAGCCTTCAAAATGTGGATCCAGAAACGAGTGGGTGGAGTTacagtggctatgtccatcctttatatacagGGTTTCAtcccaaacttttttttaaaatctgatgtTCCTACAAAGCCCTGTCAGGTGGACTCCTTCATCACCACCGCCTGTCCCATTTAAAAGTCTTCATTTGAACTCGTTTTAAACTGGATTTGGACTTTCAGCTCATGTGAGCGATTACTTTCAGTTTATTTACCATTCTGCAAGTAAAACAAGGAGAGCAGCTTTTCTTCTATAATGGCAGTAATGCCAAGTCCAGAATCAGTTTTATGTTGAATATTAATGATGCATCAAGCCTACAATGGTATCGAACAAATttcaaagttaaaaataaattatgaaaCTGTGACAAATCAAAATTATTTCCCATCATACACATGGAAGCAGGagacaatggatggatgcaatAGCTGCTGTATTGTCTTTGCATTTTTACTTATATAAAAAAAGTTTTAGCGTGTAGAAGTTCAAGTGAAGCTCAGTTTTAATTAAGTCTGCACGCAGCTTCATATTTTATGTTTGACTTACGTAGATCATCCAGGCTGCATAGCGCTCCTTGAGGTTGTACAACACTGCAGGCTCGTGGAGGTGTGTCATCATCACCATGTCTTCAATCTTATCAAACTTTGGGGGGTTCATAGGAAACACTTGGTCCTCCCTGACAGTTAAAGTCTGGAAAAAGAAGAATATCTGAATATAATGCCCAAAgttaagagaaagaaaaaaggggggTTTCAGAGGCCAAACGTCTGCAGGATAATTACTGCCTTCACACATTTTAATAATGTGGAGTCACATTTTcatataaattattacttttgtgGAAACTGAAGCTGCATTGAGAGCTTCAGGGGAGAGTAAATGTCTCAGTTGAACACCAGAATAATAAAGTTCAGCAGGTTCTTTATTGCAGATTTTATAGCAGCTGTGCAAAATCCTTCTAAAATCCTAAGAATAACGTCCTTGTCAGACATGTCATATACAGAAAGCCTTTTTCCCAGGCTGTGTTCAGTTAACAGCAAAGGCAGTTTATTAGAGGAAGCCTTCAGTACACCCACTCTGTCATCCACAGTCTTCACAGTGACTTTGCCATCTGCCCTGTCCAGGACCTGAGCCTTGACGTACGTCTCTTTCTCGTCACTCACAAAGCACGCCGTCCTGCTGTCAAACGGCCGCGTCTGAGCCTCCGCCCTCTCCTTCTCAGATTTACGCAGGTACTGAGCAGCTGGCCCAAAAACTGCCATTTCCCCATCTGTGCTCATTTTTTCCTCCtaaatcaaatattaaaaaaaacatccatcatCTCCCAAATTCAAAATTATGTCAGCAAAACGTTTGAAACTGCATCCTGAACATTATCATACTCACCCACTTTGCTGCACGAGTACAGGAACGGAAACACCGAAGCGTTTCTGATCGGCTCCAAACACAACGTGTGTCGCTTTCCCAAAAATCCAGCACAGACGCTGTTACCGAACAACTTAACCAGTGGCACTGTCCCTTTTTATGCCACACCATCGTCCTTGGTGTGAAGACTTCCTTCTTTACATGGGCATGCAGCGGTAGAGTTACACAGACCTGCTGCGGATGAGGATGGATCATAGATTAAGCACAAAGAGCAACACAGTTATATTTAGATCCTGACACCttaaaaatgtcacagatgGAGAATCCTGTCCTGCTACAAATAggatattttatttaacctcCAAGATTTGCAACAGACAGAATATGAATGCAAATTATATAACAGTATGAAAAACTATACTTATAAATTATAAAGTGGTTTATGTGCAATGTTTTAAGAAAGGCACAGGAGAATTACCAGGTGGCATGAAGCTACAAGCTATCAGTACTGTGTATATGAGAATATTCCCCCTGATTATCCAGCCTGTTTTCGGGGTTTTAAAGTGCTATTTTGGTGGATAAAACAGACTGAGATGATTAGCGCCCGGACGCGAGCAGAGACAACCTTAAAAGTGGATTTGGAGAGGATTGATTATATTCCTTTCAGAGGATTATTGCAGGCAGCTGGTGAGAAAACAAAGGCCATCAAAGCCCAAGTGTGACACTGTTGTTTTAACAATGAGACGCAGCAGTGCTCCAAAATAAACAGTCCGGTGTGAGAAGTGCGTTGTTGCTCACGTGAGAGGACGCTGGGTGATCTTCAGCGTGGACCAATCGCAGCTCGCGGTTGTTTCAGGAGAAGCTTTTGTTGGAGGTTATAAAATCATGTAGGTGTAATGTCAAAGCAAGGTGAGGTCAGGGACGGGATGTTAACATCCTGGTTTCTCTTTGATTGCACAGTTGATATCAGGCGTCTGAACTTCCAAAGTGCAAATCACAGGACGCCAGGAGACACATAAACCTTTTAAAGCATTAGAGGTCTGTTGATCACATGAAAGCTCCATTAAATGTGGATGCTGCAG is drawn from Archocentrus centrarchus isolate MPI-CPG fArcCen1 chromosome 8, fArcCen1, whole genome shotgun sequence and contains these coding sequences:
- the LOC115784578 gene encoding myosin-4-like, encoding MSTDGEMAVFGPAAQYLRKSEKERAEAQTRPFDSRTACFVSDEKETYVKAQVLDRADGKVTVKTVDDRTLTVREDQVFPMNPPKFDKIEDMVMMTHLHEPAVLYNLKERYAAWMIYTYSGLFCVTVNPYKWLPVYNPEVVQAYRGKKRMEVPPHIFALSDNAYQFMLTDRENQSILITGESGAGKTVNTKRVIQYFATIAVPSDKRKEANNKMKGTLEDQIIQANPLLEAFGNAKTVRNDNSSRFGKFIRIHFGTTGKLASADIETYLLEKSRVTFQLPAERSYHIFYQLTCNRKPELIDLLLITTNPYDFSFISQGEISVKSINDAEELMATDEAFDILGFSSEEKASIYKLTGAVMHYGNMRFKQKQREEQAEPDGTEVADKAAYLMGLNSADLLKSLCYPRVKVGNEYVTKGQNVQQVSNSIGALAKSVYEKMFFWMVARINQQLDTKQSRQHFIGVLDIAGFEIFDHNSMEQLCINFTNEKLQQFFNHHMFVLEQEEYKKEGIDWEFIDFGMDLAACIELIEKPMGIFSILEEECMFPKSTDTSFKNKLYDQHLGKNNCFLKPKTVKGKPEAHFTLVHYAGTVDYNISGWLEKNKDPLNESVVQLYQKSSVKILAMLYANYSGSDEAPAGGTKKGSKKKGASFQTVSALFRENLGKLMTNLRTTHPHFVRCLIPNETKTPGVMENSLVIHQLRCNGVLEGIRICRKGFPSRILYGDFKQRYRILNASAVPEGQFMDNKKAAEKLLGSIDVDHTEYKFGHTKVFFKAGLLGALEEMRDERLAQVVMSTQALCRGYLVRMEYQKMVARKEAIYTIQYNFRSFVNVKHWPWMKLYFKLKPLLKSVEAEKEMAQMKVDFTKLKEDLSKSETRRRELEEKMVSVIQEKNDLLLQVQAEADNLLDAEERCEGLIKSKIQLEAKLKEVTERLEDEEEINAELTAKKRKLEDECSELKKDIDDLELTLAKVEKEKHAVENKVKNLVEEIMSQDENITKLSKEKKALQEAHQQTLDDLQSEEDKVNALTKAKTKLEQQVDDLEGSLEQEKKIRMDLERAKRKLEGDLKLAQESIMDLENDKQQLDEKLKKNEFELSQLQSKIDDEQVLGGQLQKKIKELHARIEELEEEIEAERSARAKVEKQRSDLSRELEEISERLEEAGGAAAAQVEMNKKREAEFLKLRRELEECMLQHDATSAALRKKHADSVAEMGEQLDNIQRVRQKLEKEKSELRLELDDMSSNMESMAKAKMNLEKMCRSLEDQLNEVKTKEGEHLKLINDLSTQKARLQTENGEMSRQLEEKESLMSQLTRGKQGFIQQTEELKRLHEEEVKAKNALAHSLQSSRHDCELLREQYEEEQEAKAELHRCLSKANSEVAQWRTKYETDAIQRTEELEEAKKKLALRLQDAEEAVEAVNSKCSSLEKTKQRLQGEVEDLMMDVARSNAAAAALDKKQRNFDKVVAEWKQKYEEGQAELESALKEVRSLGTENFKMKNAFEECLEQGETLKRENKNLQQEIMDLTEQQGETGKTIHELEKSKKQAEQEKLEAQTALEEAEASLEHGESKILRVQLELNQVKSEVDKKIAERDEEIEQLKRNSQRVIDTMQSNLDAEVRSRNDSLRVKKKMEGDLNEMEVQLSHANRQAAEAQKQLRNIQVQLKEVQIQLEEALRINDDTKEQVAISERRNNLMQAEMEEIRAALEQTERSRKLAEQELLDASERVQLLHSQNTSLLNSRKKLEADLSQIQSEMDDHVQAARNAEEKAKKAITDVS